In Zingiber officinale cultivar Zhangliang chromosome 9B, Zo_v1.1, whole genome shotgun sequence, the genomic window AGTTCAACTTAGTTTGTGTTGGTCTTTCCTTTCTCAATTTGAAAGTCATAATCCTTTTAatatttagtttttaaattggCGCAGTAGTTAACATTCCCTTTAACAATTTCTCTGCAGACTGTTATTACACAAATTAACCAGAAAATTGGAGCCGATGGCGTTGTTAACCAACAGTGCAAAACAGTAGTTACACAATATGGTGAAAAGATTATGGATTTGTTGGTGAACAAGGTTCTTAAATTACCCTTCATGATTAAATCTTTAAATAATTATCAATAAATGCTGAAGAGTGAAGCTATGGTTTGTGTTATAGGAACAACCAGCAAAGATTTGTTCACAGATTGGTCTCTGTGCTTTTGATGGAAGTCAAGGGGTTAGGTCAGCAATTAGCCAAATGTTATCTGACTTTCATAATATGCTCTGACTAATTTGTTCTCATGTTGTTACTTATAAAAAATTcactaatttttcttttattagtttgcAAATCAAGAGCGTCGTTGACAAGAGAGTTGAGAAATTAGTTACTCCTGCTAGAGACAATATGTGTGCCTATTGTGAAATGGCAGTCATATGGATGCAAAATCAGCTCAAACTGAACCAGTCACTGGAGCAGATGTTGGACTATCTCAATGAGGTGAAGTTGCACATCACAATTCCTTATCTAGCTTCTTTGTTGTTGTTATAACTTTCAGACTTGGTTTCAGTTATGCGAGCGAATACCTAATCCAATGGGAGAATCAGCTGTTGACTGTGACAGTCTGTCCTCCATGCCTGTTATTTCATTCAACATCGGTGGAAGGAATTTTGACCTCAAACCTGAACAGGTACATAATGTTCATGACCATTATCATTTTATGCAATGATTTCGAAATCCTATAAATATAGTTCCTgcaattaattcaaaaatatttccaCATCTTTCATTCAAAATTGTAGGATATTTGTAAGATTGCAAATTGGATGATAACCAACTTTCTTGTTGTACACAATAGCCCCTGTGGCCTTTAGCATGTCCTTGATTTTCTCTTCTTATTCTCTCAAAATTCTCTCTTGTTGCAGTATATTCTTGAAGTTTTAACTGGAGATTCTAAGCAATGTATCAGTGGATTTCAGGCGATTGATGTATCTCAAGGTCCACTTTGGTACGCCACCGTTCCTATGATACCATGCGATACTAATGCTACACTGCAGCTCCTCTCTTCTAATGTAGCTTCCCATGACTGCAGGATACTTGGTGATATCTTCATGGGAGTGTACCATACTGTGTTCGATTATGGAAAACTCCAAATTGGATTTGCAGAAGCAGCTTGAGGGTAGTTTACAGACTTTCCAtatatctgccactagatcataGATATTTAAGTATGACTTTCTGCCCATCTGCGTAAGTTAGCTGGTTTGAATGTATATAGGTGTGTTTCCATTTATCTTGCTTATTGTAATATCACAGCACGCCGGTCTATGCCACCTTGCATGAATTTGGTGAGAGCTATACTATTATTATGGATATTTTGTTCTCGAGGAATTAATGAACTAATAACTAAGAGAATGGTCTAATTAATGATACAATGCTGATACTGTTGCTCATACTTCTGCATATTTAACTAAAAGATATCATCACATATATTaatcaagattaaaaaaaaaagtacaaaTGCATAATGTTTTCCATAGTCTCAAAATACAGCTAATTGTTGAGTGATTTGGAACGTGATTTCTCAAGCATTTTAAGAACTTTGATCATGGTGGGCCTCTTTGAAGGGTCTGCTTCTAGGCATTGATTTGCAATGTGAAAGACTGCCTTGGCTTCCTCAACGGAGAAGTTGCTCCCAAGGCTACTGTCCACCGCGTGCTCTTCTTTTTGGTCTTGCACAACATCTCTAACCTATTGCCACCATTGCTCATACCGTTaaagtaataaaaaaagaaaTGAGGTAATGTCGAAGGTCATCCAAACAGAAAAATCAACAATGATACAGAGGGAAAAAAAAGGATGCAATTAGAGGTGAGCAATTAATTGGTTCAAAACGGAATTGATTGAAccgatttaatttaaattaaacaaattgaaatatttttgaattaatcgAAGGAAtcaaacttaaaaaaaacaaactaaattgataaaatatcaattaattcgATTTTCGACTGAATTAActgaatttttaaagaaaacaaatacaaatTTGAGGTCCAAAAGAGAACATGAGTTAGCCATGCCATTTGACATGACCGTGTCCCATGTTCCAGCACCTGACACGATCGTGGCACGATTTAACTCGGTTTAGCTGAAAAAATCAACTTATTTGATTTAACAtaattagaaatttaaaaataaaaatcaaattatctGAAATTTGATATTTAAGCAAAAATTAATTTTCGAAACAATGAACCgaacttttaagtttaattcgGTTTAACCAAATCTCCCTAGATATGACAtagaaaaatattgaaattataatatttctcttttatctcttctcGGGAGTGTCCACTCCTATCAAAATAAGTAAAATCCCCTTGTGAAGTAAAGGACGAGGATTGAGAGCAAGACTCTTTCTTTATCTATAAGGCTTAAAAGGGAACGACACTTTTAAGAAGGTCACTAACACCATTAATTCTAagcattggattttttttttaaaaaaaaaaatcatataaagaATATAAGAAGTTAAAAAGATTTCTCCTCCAAATGGTTGAGAAGGAAATTTAAAACTTCAAAGATGGAGAAATGACAAAGGACTTGAAGAAAGTAagatggtggagaagaagaaccTTCATTTGTTACAACAccctttgagtttttttttataatgatttttagATTCTAAATTTCACTATGTTAAACAGCTGATTTATTGAAAACTCTAGTAGAAAAAAATATGCGGGTGGAAGGCCTTTCAAGGATTCAAAAGTTTCCTTTGGAAAATCTACCGAAAAACATTGGTAAGTGTAAGTAAAGGACAACGAGGAAGAATTTACCCAGGTCACCAACTTTGTGCCTTCCTCTACGAATGATTCATCTGAGGGTCTTTTCCCTGTGAGCAGCTCAAGCAACACCACGCCAAAGCTATAAACATCCCCTTTCGTCGATGCTCTTCCTGTATCGAAATATTCTGAGCAAACAACGCGGCTCGTCAGAGCAGTTCGACCTTCAAAAATGTCTTTGTGCCAGAATAACAAATTCCCAATTGAACTAAACCAAAGTACCAGGAGCGAGATACCCAAACGTCCCAGCAACGACCGTGGACACGTGAGTCTGATCCGCATGCATCAGCGTCGCCAGTCCGAAGTCCGAAACCCTGGCCTCCATGTTTTGGTCGAGCAGTATGTTGCTCGACTTGATGTCTCTGTGAATTATGTGAGGCAGGCAATCGTGGTGCAGGTACGATAGTCCTCTTGCAGCGCCGACAGCAATTCTGTGCCTCGTGGCCCAGTCAAGAGGACTCTGTTTGCTCAATTTGCCTGCAATTGCCACAGTCAAACTAACTCCATCAGACAGATCGAGCAAATCACATGAATTAATTACCGTGGAGAAAAGAGTCCAAGTTTCCGTTGGGCATCAGCTCGTATATGAGTAGATTAAACTGCGGCGCAATGTAGTATCCGTGGAGACAGACGATGTTCCTGTGCTTGATGTCTCCCATGGCGTCCAGCTCCCTTTCGAATCCGCTGTCAATGTCTTTACTCCCCTTGTTCAGCCTCTTCACCGCGAAGGCAGTGTTCTCGTCGACGGTCAGACGGTAGACGGTACCGAAGCCACCGGAACCTATGATGTCCTTGTTCGACAGCTTCATCGTCTTCTTCATGAAAGCTTTTGAGCTCAGAGACTGTGTCGCAGGGGACCTGAAGATCACCATTCTTCCGCCTGTTACAGAATTTTGCTACGTTATTGAGCTCCACGCAAGGCTCCATGGCTAGTAATAGTGACATATATATTGTTAATTTACTAACTCGAGAGAGTGTCGTCGATGATGGTACGCTTGCGCGCCCATCGTTTGTAGAGGAGAAAAGAGATGGTGATCTTCGACATCACGAATGCGAGACAGCAGATGGTAATGTAGAGTGCAATGATAGGAGAGGAAGCCATGGCCCGAGGACGAAGCTAGCAATAGGCTGGAACCTGACGATGGTGCGATAAGAACAAGGAGAAGGGGGAATTATTTTGGAGATGCATGGCACTAT contains:
- the LOC122022478 gene encoding receptor-like serine/threonine-protein kinase At1g78530; the protein is MASSPIIALYITICCLAFVMSKITISFLLYKRWARKRTIIDDTLSSGRMVIFRSPATQSLSSKAFMKKTMKLSNKDIIGSGGFGTVYRLTVDENTAFAVKRLNKGSKDIDSGFERELDAMGDIKHRNIVCLHGYYIAPQFNLLIYELMPNGNLDSFLHGKLSKQSPLDWATRHRIAVGAARGLSYLHHDCLPHIIHRDIKSSNILLDQNMEARVSDFGLATLMHADQTHVSTVVAGTFGYLAPEYFDTGRASTKGDVYSFGVVLLELLTGKRPSDESFVEEGTKLVTWVRDVVQDQKEEHAVDSSLGSNFSVEEAKAVFHIANQCLEADPSKRPTMIKVLKMLEKSRSKSLNN